A stretch of DNA from Cannabis sativa cultivar Pink pepper isolate KNU-18-1 chromosome X, ASM2916894v1, whole genome shotgun sequence:
AGTGTTACAATACAAATCAAACAGAAGTTCGAAACCAGCATGCCTGAATTTTCAAAAACTTGGTTGCTGGCATGTCAgcattttaaaaaacaaaagaaatttAATATTCTTCCATCTTGAATTTACAAAAATCAATTTGGAGAACAATTAAAACACTGGATTTATTTAATGATATCTACAAAATTTCTGATTAAGctggatatttttcaattacTAGTAAGCTGATTgagatttttattattattataaaaaccaACCATCATGCCTACCCCTCCTATTATTTCCCCTATTTTCCACTGTCATCCATCTGGATATCAATAGATAGAATCAGACCTCAGGTGCCATCCATCTGTATGTTCCAGTTTCAGCTGTCATTACTCCCCCTTGACTCTGGAACCGAGCAACACCAAAATCTGCCACCTTAACAACCTGAAGAGAAGAAGCAAGGAAACAAATTGAActtttaactaaaaatataacaagTGAAGAGTAAAATCTAAACTTATATTAAAGTTAGTCTAACTAAGCTGATAAATCTATAGGTAAACAAATATATTCCCATATTTAACAAATCATTATCTATAACCTCATCATGTGCtgtggaaaattatttaaaactaaGCAACCAGCGATACTGAAAACCTCTATCTATGTAAGAGATGGAAGTTCCAGTGTGTTTTATACATGATCATAAAAGAGATCACTGATACCTAAGCTCCAAATAAAACTAATGTTAAGACATAATTTAGAGCGGTTTAAGTCCTTTTTATATCTTGTAATTGCTTTTTGTGTTAAAAAATTGTACTTGGGAAAATAAAAGCATTGAActacaattaaattaaattaatgaatTCTCACATTGTCAGTATCCATAAGCAAATTAGCAGTCTTCAGATCCCGGTGGATTATGTCATTTTGATGCAGGTATTCCATTCCTCTGCAGACATCAATTGCAAACTTCAGCAATTGTGGGAGCTTCACGACATTACGATTCTTGTGCAAATAGTCATACAGACTTCCTCCAGGCATAAATTCTGTGAGCAAGCACAGCAGCCAAAAATTGAAAGTTTTCTAATCAATTTAATCAAATGATAGAAGATGCACAAAACAATAAGCAAACCTATGTGAGTCAGATGAATTCCAGTATGTGGACCAAATAGTCACACGGCTTAAATATGAACATTTGCTGACTCCAAAAAATGAGAGCATATACTATGAAAAGACATTAAGACACAGGTAGAATAAGAATCAAAGAACCCAGAAAAGCTACTCAATATTAGAACTCCTACGCTTCTCTTTCCACTCATTTTCATTAAGGGGGAAAAAAAGCTGCTTGGCTGGCCCCTCAGCCTAATAGCAAGCTAGGAATAAATTTGCACACCTCATCACATTGGTTCTATTAGGCATAAGCATATACTCTTGATTGTAAGATTTTTCACTCTACAAAGACAATGCTACAAAGAGAAACAAAGGATGACAATATTTTTCAGATTAAATTGCAAAGGCTAAACCTCAACCAATCAGAAAACTACATACCTGTCACTATGCACAAATTGGGAAACTTTGTACATGCACCAATAAAACGAACAACATTTCTATGGTGAACCTccctataataaaaaataaataaataaataaaaatacagaTCCCATGaaataatatcaatatttaaGACAGACAGGATATAAATAACAGCAAATTAATTTGGACTAGCTACAGGAGTATAAACAAGATTTGAGCAGGCAGGGATACTTAGTAGTATgaaaaccaaaaaattattgtCATTCAAGAGAACGGAAAGGGTAAGGGGAACAACTTTGGAATCAGCATTTGTGTAGTTTGTGTAGGATCgacaaatctaaaaaaaaaaaaaaaggttaaaaatTTGTCAGGTAGGGAGAACTTTTTTTTAAGGGATTTCATTGGTTTGGTAGGCGTCTTGTCTATTCATGTTGAATCCAAAAGTACTGTCTGATTCAAATTTTCAATAAACATAGTCCATCTTGCCAAAGCAACTGATTTTCAAGCTTACCAAAACACGATCCCAAGGTACTGTTGGAAGTGAATATATAAACTCTAGAGTTGAAGAAAATGTTGGCTTATATCTTTCTTGTAGTTTCCATGGCCCAGCTAGTATTTTGAACTATTACTATATGTTTTTCTTGAACCAATTATTtacagttaaaaaaaaaaactatttcatTTATATAAGAAACTGCAAAATAATTTACCTTAGAATTGCGACTTCCTGGGCAAACTCATCCTCTTGAGCACAATTCAAATGCTCAGATCGGAGAATCTTAACTGCAACATCTTCACCAAAATAAACTCCACGATACCTTGTGACAGCCAATTGCAAAAAGTCGagcaacaaaacacagcaacaTGCAACTGAAATAAGTGATGAGAAGAACTGAAACCAAACTTACAGGTCTCCACAAGATCCAGATGCAATTCTCTCTCCTATTTTCAGTAATCTTCTATCTATTTCCCAGTCTCCAAGTTTGGAGGGTGTCGCCAGGGGTTTCTCTGTAGCCGAATGACAATGTGAAGATTTAGACCATGATCCCTATATTAGATGAAGAGAACATGGAATTAACACCCAAAGACTTTATTAAGACACCCcaaaattttattgaaaattaacataatatatatatttcttaacTTATGCTTACTGTTTTTTTAttgcttttcatttttttttaacttcctTTACATATTCTAAAAGACctacaaatataaataaaatatattttaaatatttagacataacatttttaaaaaaaaaaatgaagaaaatttgttcaagtaattttttttaaaatcattaTATATTATTCTTATAAAATACGAAgacaagattaaaaaaaatgaaaatacacACACACAATAAAAATTCCTTGCGAAAAagtgttaaaaataaatttatttgattttttttagtgtatacATATTCTTGGGTTGCAAATATCCTCCTCCAAAAATAACATTATTCTTAACAACAAAAAGAACATAGCCTTGGAAAGAAAACAGTATGGTGGCGTTTGGGTGGAaggaatgaaatggaatggaaacaatttttattctatttctttgtttggttttattttaaagtattggaatgtcattcttACTCTAGCTATGTTTTCATTTCTTCTAACCAAACACCACCTAATGGGGTGTTTGTTATGTGAGTTTTGAGTTAGAGAGAGTAGACTTGGAGGGAGTAGACTTGGAGGGAATATGAAACTCATATGTTTGAGGGAATTAACATTACCatcattttaattaaaaaagtaagaCCAACTTGGAAACACAACACCCTtgtcattcaaatttaatttaaattttacattccCATTCCAATCAAGTCTAAACCTCATACCAAACGTGTTTAAAGCAAAAACTTTTATAGAagatttaaacaaaaaaaaaatggaaagaaCAAGTCTTTACAATCTATAGTATACATTTGCTGCCATTTCAAAAGAATAATAAAGTACATATTTGCTGccaaattaaaaacaacaacctAAAGTACATAAGGTATTAGTCGTAACtatgaaaaatatatacttttaagagacttaaaataaaattcaaaatgagtgtgagaaaaaaaaagaatcaaaTGAAGAAAAACACTCATTTTATGttctttgtatttatttggttaCTAATGTAGTTTAAAAGTTTTAACTAATGACACATTTTCCTGTTTGAATAACCTTTCCCCATTTCATAATTGTGTAGGGGTGATTTGATAACACCCATCAAAGTTCACTATGAATCTTTGGGTACCCCTTTCTCTTTGCTCTTCTCAAACCGGTACAGAAATTGGTGCCTTTTGTTTACCACAATAAAtgaaagaaaaaggaaataGCCTTTCTTTTTTTAGTCATCTTATAGTAGAGGATTtctatactaaaaaaatttagtctgTCAAATTTTGATAAAATACAGGATTCCCCTACAATAATTTCCTTATCTACTGAACAATTACAAGCAGAAACTAGGAAACGGAATGCAAAAACAAGTAATATCCAATGTATGATGTATGATGTGTgatgtaaaatatatatttatcagaGGAAAATTCTAAGATAGATAAGGGCATTATAACTggatttaatatgtttaataccACAATACAAGGTGCAGTATAGGGGCAATAAGATTTTGAGATGCAATGAACTTTGGAAGAGctaaaaataaactataaacCATTCCACAACCATGAAATGACATCCAACAGGATTGAGAGATAGTTTACCTCATTTTTGGCAATTGCCTTTTCCATAGCTTCATATAGACCATCTGTATCCTGACCACAACATTGCAAAGTAAGCAACACTTGGACTCAGCACAGATCCCTGTCATgaaagaaatataataaaaatgctCCTTAATATAACATAAGATTACTGCCCTCAGATAAACCGCAGTTTGCTTACTATTTTCAATTGTGTAACATACTACAGACCAGCATGACATTTTTTGTTATGATTGCAAATTTTCATTATCTAGAGCCCCAACTTGAAAAATGCAATAACTAGAAGAAGCCTAACACGTCCCTTCTTATGTAATACAGATTGCCAGAAGCACAAAATTAATACTGAATAAAAAGTGTTGATCACACAATAACATAGTTAACAAAAGACACTGCTGTAATATCTTAAGTTCGAAAAATGTACAACAGCAGCACAACTGAAGGAGAAGGCTTGTCTAGTAGCTCCTAAAGCAAGTATTTATTTAGTGCAATCATCAACTGAAAGGAGCAATAACATGTAAATAATCTCAGTGTAGAttatcctaaaaatataaagtCAAGTAGTACCTCAACAAGCCATCCATCCACCACAAACACGTCCAAGGAGAAGCCATCGGTTGTTGAGAACACATGTGCTTCACGAATGTTGAGTCCTATATTAGAAAGTAAAGTAGAGAGCTAGAGAAAAATGAAAGTCtattagaaatcaaattttctttggcacatatttatatataaacaaattttATAATAGTCATAAAACATTAAGTTCAAATCTTTGTTTGGGTAGAAGTTCATGTAAAGTAAATGATTCTTAAGTTGCCCTTGCATCCAAAATATTTGTGTTCATGGCACTGTGTTTAAAATAATGTTAGGACATCActataaacaatattacaaggattataacaatgttaTGCGATTTAAGAAAAGATCCACACAGTTTTTTGTGTGCACAACTACTAGGGGCTTCATTCAACACTAAAGATGACAAATTAGTGTTTTTAAGTAAAAGACAACTCCAAAGTATGATCCACATTAAGAACAAAGAAAACTCTGAAATAGGATCAATGCTCTAGATTCTTTTCCTAATTTTCTAGGAGTTCCAAAATTGAGttcaacatttttttattttctattttgagGAGGAAAATCAAGTTCAATTTAATCTAAGGAAAATAAACAAACACTAAAGTCTGAAACCCAGACCAAAATCATTTGAATGTAGGTGAATAGGAGACCGAGTTCTTGGAAAAAGTAGTCAGTTGAAAGAAAGTAAGAAGAAACCAGTTGTAAAATTCACACACTACAAACTTAAAACACAAACTCTTTGGTAAACACACACTACTTTTTTGAAGTGTACCTGGCTAAGAAGCTTAGGCCTGTCAACGGTGCAGAATATTACTTCATGGATATAAATAGGAAAACTTTCTTGCCTGCATTATACATTGCGAACTGGTCAACTTATCTTCTGCATCGATTGTGAAGATAAGAGCAATGTCTCAATAATACAGCCAAAGGTCACTTTTATATGCATACATAATTAAAATCTTGAAATACTTGTTCTGGAAATGAGTAAACAAGGAAAGGCAAGAATCTCCCTAAATCACATGTGGGTTCTTGAAAATGAGAAGAAGAGATCTTAGAAATTTAGGGTTTTATAGTCATATCAGCACAGCTGTAGAAGTACACTACATATAAACTACCACAGTAAAAGCCTATTACCAACAACTAAAAAGCATGGACACCTATCCCCTAAAGAAATACTACCGTTGCTAACATTAATTACAACTTAAACCATATGAATTCACTGCATCtttacttaaaaaaacaaaacatgtcTACTtaacttcaaaaaataatatctcCCAATTGGATGAATTTTCTATAAACAACAGTTAACCAAAAAGttcaaaataacatttttttaaaaaaaaaaaaaagttaaaaat
This window harbors:
- the LOC115713007 gene encoding serine/threonine-protein kinase STY46, encoding MDFAEGVGESSSPPRSFGSFSNYDVRNDVFNRLVENGHGAALTNPEFREQLDAHFNRLPASYGLDVNIDRVEDVLLHQKLLALAKDPEKRPVYHIRFLENISRTDVNGNQDLPSILTTPGQSINGANIEALSHKRTRNHTSDFEPCSKLEDLNLDVGEKNSKDTEEQCAKKMLSRRQESFPIYIHEVIFCTVDRPKLLSQLSTLLSNIGLNIREAHVFSTTDGFSLDVFVVDGWLVEDTDGLYEAMEKAIAKNEGSWSKSSHCHSATEKPLATPSKLGDWEIDRRLLKIGERIASGSCGDLYRGVYFGEDVAVKILRSEHLNCAQEDEFAQEVAILREVHHRNVVRFIGACTKFPNLCIVTEFMPGGSLYDYLHKNRNVVKLPQLLKFAIDVCRGMEYLHQNDIIHRDLKTANLLMDTDNVVKVADFGVARFQSQGGVMTAETGTYRWMAPEVINHQPYDQKADVFSFSIVLWELVTAKIPYESMTPLQAALGVRQGMRPELPSDAHPKLLELMQRCWDETPCDRPSFSDVRAELENLLIEVQENSEVNRT